In Helianthus annuus cultivar XRQ/B chromosome 3, HanXRQr2.0-SUNRISE, whole genome shotgun sequence, a single window of DNA contains:
- the LOC110931207 gene encoding heterogeneous nuclear ribonucleoprotein U-like protein 1, with product MGGPSNAVPENDPPPTSHALPQPPMGFDNPIPTYPGSSGYNPFENPTGYPSDYGTHDLYLTAAEYHHLYPSFYPPVYTTGYPVQGYQYPPYQQPPPPQQQQQTQEILEKLDWVEHEANKTKKQHSSFMKGLASLLKGKKK from the coding sequence ATGGGTGGACCCTCGAATGCGGTGCCAGAGAATGATCCTCCGCCAACTTCTCATGCACTACCACAACCGCCTATGGGTTTCGACAACCCGATCCCGACTTACCCAGGTTCTTCTGGGTACAATCcttttgaaaacccaacgggttaCCCATCGGATTATGGAACTCATGATCTGTACCTTACAGCTGCAGAATACCATCATCTTTACCCATCTTTTTACCCTCCAGTTTATACAACTGGATACCCGGTGCAGGGTTATCAATACCCGCCTTACcagcaacctcctcctccccagcagcagcagcaaactcAGGAGATACTGGAAAAGTTAGATTGGGTTGAGCATGAGGCGAACAAAACCAAGAAGCAACATAGTAGCTTTATGAAGGGCCTTGCAAGCCTTCTTAAAGGAAAGAAGAAGTAG